The following coding sequences are from one Treponema bryantii window:
- a CDS encoding RelA/SpoT family protein, which produces MSSEKVFDSDIKNPAALLEEFFSKHEYLSPEEKEAVSQAWTLLVTKAGDRVRECGKPYYLHPLRVANILAESKLDSPTLVAAILHTILDFNVTEEELKNQFGENVCNIILTVNKILNLPINTKTMHQSDAIRNMLFAMCDDARIILITLADRLDRIRNIKNFTAADQHMIASAVIEIWAPLADRLGMQAEKNEFEDLSLKYTNPAVFQQIKAIVSQKKDERSSYLEKAVNSIYKSADKMGMKIEIQSRAKHFYSIYQKMRKRNKEAGELFDLLALRILCNTPAECYTLVGIVHGLWKPLDGRFKDYIAMPKANGYQSLHTTVMCEGKPLEIQIRTHDMHNMAEHGIASHWLYKKGSSRELIEEDRLAIYNKLQQFKDSLTEGNNFETLKNELLGDEIYVFTPKGDVKKLPMGATAIDFAYSIHSAIGEKIIAAKADGKIIPLSKALQNTQIIEVITNPQAHPTEAQLKLVKTSKAHQKIHSWLMANDPTFSERLALKAEEAAAAQGIEGTVGTAGAGGTHFSRVKKSRPKKGKQEITEQKPRKKCGILVQGERRVLYNIAQCCHPEYPDLIAGYVTRTKGVSIHRADCLIYQRIPQKEERSVDVAWDDGHDQQ; this is translated from the coding sequence ATGAGCAGCGAAAAAGTGTTTGATTCAGACATAAAAAATCCGGCTGCCCTTCTGGAAGAGTTCTTTTCAAAGCATGAGTATCTTTCTCCAGAAGAAAAAGAGGCAGTTTCACAGGCATGGACTCTCCTTGTTACAAAAGCAGGTGACAGGGTACGTGAATGCGGTAAGCCTTACTATCTCCATCCTCTAAGAGTTGCAAATATCCTTGCAGAAAGCAAACTCGACAGCCCTACTCTTGTAGCAGCCATTCTTCATACTATTCTGGATTTTAATGTTACAGAAGAAGAACTGAAAAATCAGTTCGGCGAAAATGTCTGCAATATCATTCTTACAGTAAATAAGATTCTCAATCTGCCTATAAATACAAAAACCATGCATCAGTCTGATGCAATCCGTAATATGCTTTTTGCTATGTGTGATGATGCACGAATTATCCTCATTACACTTGCAGACCGTCTGGACCGTATACGCAATATCAAAAACTTTACGGCTGCAGACCAGCATATGATTGCCTCTGCCGTTATAGAAATCTGGGCTCCGCTTGCAGACAGACTCGGTATGCAGGCAGAAAAAAATGAATTTGAAGATTTAAGCCTTAAATATACTAACCCGGCAGTTTTCCAGCAGATTAAAGCCATTGTTTCTCAGAAAAAAGATGAACGTTCCAGCTACCTCGAAAAGGCTGTAAACAGCATTTATAAGTCTGCAGATAAGATGGGCATGAAGATTGAAATTCAAAGCCGTGCAAAGCACTTTTATTCAATCTATCAGAAGATGAGAAAGCGCAACAAGGAAGCCGGCGAGCTTTTTGATTTGCTTGCACTCCGTATTCTGTGTAACACACCTGCAGAATGCTACACTCTCGTTGGTATTGTACACGGACTTTGGAAACCGCTGGACGGCCGTTTTAAAGATTACATTGCAATGCCTAAGGCAAACGGTTATCAGTCACTGCATACAACTGTAATGTGTGAGGGTAAGCCTCTTGAAATTCAGATCCGTACCCACGACATGCACAATATGGCTGAGCACGGAATTGCCTCTCACTGGCTTTATAAAAAAGGCAGCTCACGAGAGCTGATAGAAGAAGACCGCCTTGCCATTTACAACAAGCTTCAGCAGTTTAAGGACAGTCTCACAGAAGGCAACAATTTTGAGACTCTCAAAAACGAACTCCTTGGTGATGAGATTTACGTTTTTACTCCAAAGGGAGATGTAAAGAAACTTCCGATGGGAGCAACTGCAATTGACTTTGCTTACTCTATTCACTCGGCTATCGGTGAAAAGATTATTGCAGCAAAGGCAGACGGAAAAATCATTCCTTTGTCTAAAGCGCTTCAGAATACACAGATTATTGAGGTAATCACAAATCCTCAGGCTCATCCTACAGAGGCCCAGCTTAAGCTTGTAAAAACAAGTAAGGCTCACCAGAAGATTCACTCTTGGCTCATGGCAAATGACCCTACCTTTAGTGAAAGACTCGCTCTTAAAGCTGAGGAAGCCGCCGCAGCCCAGGGTATTGAGGGAACGGTTGGTACTGCGGGTGCCGGTGGTACTCACTTCAGCAGGGTAAAGAAATCCCGCCCTAAAAAAGGCAAGCAGGAAATTACCGAACAGAAGCCTCGAAAAAAATGCGGTATTCTCGTACAGGGAGAGCGCCGTGTTCTTTACAATATTGCGCAGTGCTGCCATCCGGAATATCCGGACCTTATTGCGGGATATGTTACAAGAACTAAGGGTGTTTCAATTCACCGCGCCGACTGTCTGATTTATCAGCGTATTCCTCAGAAAGAAGAACGCAGTGTTGACGTTGCGTGGGATGATGGTCACGACCAGCAGTAA
- a CDS encoding U32 family peptidase: MELLSPAGNVEKLYYAYAYGADAAYIGLKKFSLRVKADNFYEDEYKKVQALKAQFPGRRLHCALNISFHDEEIDALKANLDYFKQYPIDAFIVQDIGIVPLLQKEFPNAQLHLSTQASCVNSEAVKMYKNMGFSRIVLGREISIDQIRRIKDSVPDMELETFVHGAMCIAYAGRCLMSAYLTGRSAQSGFCSHTCRWNFKLAEDRDSGNDSSAPHIITAEEAKMMAQSGLLTIEEEQRPGEKFPIFEGEDFTAVLSSKDIRMIEHLADLRDAGIDSLKIEGRMKSVYYVAMVTRAHRKALDVLEGKITDEEAAPYIAELENVAHRESTTGFYYNKADADKTTTGASDSKYQLAAEIGKEITDAAFDTVYTEGQKRGVENQKALDEMHPAAREARLKDYEQHPDRRIIPFEKKDGWYMYECNAMNMIRIEDDIEFVSPEFCSLTIPAGEWEIIDSETGLKMNWTCDGHPTYLYVSHKLPEATLLRTLDPDYVEGKIRDTGR; this comes from the coding sequence ATGGAACTTTTATCGCCAGCCGGCAATGTTGAAAAATTATACTATGCATATGCTTATGGAGCAGATGCCGCTTATATCGGTCTTAAGAAATTTTCTCTCCGCGTAAAGGCCGACAATTTTTATGAAGATGAATATAAAAAGGTTCAGGCACTTAAAGCTCAGTTTCCTGGACGTCGTCTTCACTGTGCACTCAACATTTCTTTTCATGATGAAGAAATCGATGCATTAAAGGCAAATCTCGATTATTTTAAACAGTATCCGATAGATGCTTTTATCGTACAGGATATCGGTATTGTTCCATTACTTCAGAAAGAATTTCCTAATGCCCAGCTGCACTTAAGTACCCAGGCAAGCTGCGTAAACAGTGAAGCTGTTAAGATGTATAAGAACATGGGGTTTTCTCGTATTGTTCTTGGACGTGAGATTTCCATTGATCAGATTCGCCGCATAAAAGATTCTGTTCCTGATATGGAACTTGAAACCTTTGTTCACGGTGCAATGTGTATTGCCTATGCCGGCCGCTGTCTTATGAGTGCTTATCTTACAGGCCGCAGCGCACAGAGTGGTTTTTGTTCTCATACCTGCCGATGGAATTTTAAACTTGCAGAAGACCGTGATTCAGGAAACGACAGTTCGGCTCCTCATATCATAACCGCTGAAGAAGCAAAAATGATGGCACAGAGCGGACTTCTTACAATTGAAGAAGAGCAGAGACCTGGCGAAAAGTTCCCGATTTTTGAAGGTGAAGATTTTACTGCAGTTCTTTCTTCAAAAGATATCCGCATGATTGAACACCTTGCAGATCTCCGCGATGCCGGAATTGATTCCCTCAAAATCGAAGGCCGTATGAAGAGTGTTTACTATGTTGCAATGGTAACCCGTGCACACCGCAAAGCCCTCGATGTCCTTGAAGGAAAAATCACAGACGAAGAAGCTGCTCCTTATATTGCAGAGCTCGAAAATGTAGCTCACCGCGAAAGCACAACAGGCTTTTACTATAACAAGGCCGATGCCGATAAAACTACAACCGGTGCCAGCGACAGTAAATATCAGCTTGCAGCGGAAATTGGAAAGGAAATCACAGATGCCGCTTTTGACACTGTTTATACAGAAGGTCAGAAACGCGGAGTCGAAAATCAGAAAGCTCTGGACGAAATGCACCCTGCAGCCCGCGAAGCACGTCTTAAGGATTACGAGCAGCATCCTGACCGCCGAATTATTCCGTTTGAAAAGAAAGACGGCTGGTATATGTATGAATGCAATGCAATGAACATGATTCGTATTGAGGATGACATTGAGTTTGTTTCACCAGAATTCTGTTCGCTTACAATTCCTGCTGGTGAATGGGAAATCATTGATTCTGAAACCGGCTTGAAGATGAACTGGACCTGCGACGGACATCCGACATATCTTTATGTTTCTCATAAATTGCCTGAAGCAACTCTGCTCAGAACTCTTGATCCTGATTATGTAGAAGGAAAAATCCGCGACACTGGAAGATAA
- a CDS encoding alpha/beta hydrolase fold domain-containing protein: MENKNDRKGAIKKLKLLTFGSKSNVDIFRAKLDEGFKTVFLPNGVERTEYKYGNTECDVLAPEIYASNRVMLYIHGGSFVGGSRAAYASFCASLATKCFCRVVVPEYRLAPAFPFPAANEDIQNVFKSLFTEEQIACSLNAEKGEKPQMPEIIIAADSSAAPIACSLIFNLRERYRTCIKQVILFSPWLDVSECSKLIQTKKISDEVMSGDVLRKSSSVYTYESNTKSPMVSPLLAGDESLQNFPPVFIQMGEKEILLDDAREFASNLRSTGNECELDIWPDMMFMFQMADEYLHESHLALDKVGKVVTEGTAGKAAVQIENKPKLEHSLRSEA, from the coding sequence ATGGAAAACAAAAACGACCGCAAAGGTGCAATCAAAAAACTCAAACTTCTTACCTTCGGGTCAAAATCAAATGTAGATATTTTCCGCGCAAAACTTGATGAAGGCTTTAAAACTGTTTTTTTGCCTAACGGAGTTGAGCGTACTGAATATAAATACGGAAATACAGAGTGCGATGTGCTTGCACCGGAGATTTATGCTTCAAATCGTGTAATGCTTTATATTCACGGCGGTTCCTTTGTCGGCGGTTCACGCGCAGCTTACGCAAGTTTCTGTGCTTCTCTTGCAACAAAATGCTTCTGTCGTGTAGTTGTTCCAGAGTACCGTTTAGCACCTGCTTTCCCTTTCCCTGCTGCTAATGAAGATATTCAGAATGTTTTTAAATCTCTCTTTACAGAAGAACAGATTGCCTGTTCATTAAATGCAGAAAAGGGCGAAAAACCTCAGATGCCGGAAATCATAATTGCAGCTGATAGTTCTGCAGCTCCAATTGCATGCTCTCTGATTTTTAATCTTCGCGAGAGATACCGCACCTGCATCAAACAGGTAATTCTTTTTTCTCCATGGCTTGATGTTTCTGAATGTTCAAAACTGATTCAGACAAAAAAAATCAGTGATGAAGTAATGAGTGGTGACGTTCTTAGAAAGAGCAGCTCAGTTTATACTTACGAATCAAATACAAAAAGTCCTATGGTTTCTCCACTTCTTGCAGGTGATGAATCTCTTCAGAATTTCCCACCTGTATTTATTCAGATGGGTGAAAAAGAAATCCTTCTGGATGATGCAAGGGAATTTGCATCTAATCTTCGTTCCACAGGAAATGAATGTGAACTTGATATATGGCCAGATATGATGTTCATGTTCCAGATGGCAGACGAATACTTACATGAATCTCATCTTGCTTTAGATAAAGTTGGAAAAGTTGTTACGGAGGGAACTGCAGGAAAAGCTGCCGTTCAGATTGAAAACAAGCCTAAACTCGAACACAGTCTTCGTTCGGAGGCATAA
- the metA gene encoding homoserine O-acetyltransferase MetA, whose protein sequence is MPIKIQSDLPACATLEKENIFVMTEKRAMEQDIRPLKIAIVNLMPNKEVTETQLLRLLGNTPLQIEISLVNMENHSSKNTDQSYLDRFYIPSSELYNQKFDGMLITGAPVEQIEFEDVDYWEELCKIMDYARQNVYSTLYLCWGCFAGLYHHYGVPKHALEKKMSGIFMNERSVEGDPLLRGFDDTFPIPQSRHTTLIKEDLIKHPELVILAESAEAGVTILKSKDNREIFMTGHLEYDTMTLAQEYYRDTDKGMKVPLPKNYFPTNNVNRMPTSYWRATAHLFYSNWLNYYVYQATPFNLSSIK, encoded by the coding sequence ATGCCTATTAAAATTCAATCCGACTTGCCAGCATGCGCAACACTTGAAAAAGAGAACATCTTCGTCATGACGGAGAAACGGGCGATGGAACAGGATATCCGTCCGCTTAAAATTGCGATTGTAAACCTCATGCCTAACAAGGAAGTTACAGAAACTCAGCTTCTTCGTTTGCTCGGAAATACACCACTTCAGATTGAGATTTCTCTTGTTAATATGGAAAATCATTCCAGCAAAAATACAGACCAGAGCTACCTCGACCGTTTTTATATTCCTTCGAGCGAGCTCTATAATCAGAAGTTCGACGGCATGCTGATTACCGGTGCACCTGTTGAGCAGATTGAGTTTGAAGATGTTGATTACTGGGAAGAGCTTTGTAAAATTATGGATTATGCCCGCCAGAATGTTTACTCTACCCTTTATTTGTGCTGGGGCTGTTTTGCAGGTCTTTATCATCATTATGGAGTTCCAAAGCACGCACTTGAAAAAAAGATGTCGGGTATTTTTATGAATGAACGTTCTGTTGAAGGCGATCCTCTTCTTCGTGGTTTTGATGACACCTTCCCTATTCCACAGAGCCGTCATACAACTCTTATAAAAGAAGATTTGATTAAACATCCTGAACTTGTAATTCTTGCAGAAAGCGCAGAAGCAGGTGTTACAATTTTGAAATCAAAGGATAACCGCGAAATCTTTATGACCGGCCACCTTGAGTATGACACAATGACTCTTGCTCAGGAATATTACCGCGATACAGATAAGGGAATGAAGGTTCCGCTTCCAAAGAACTACTTCCCTACAAATAACGTAAACCGTATGCCAACCAGTTACTGGCGTGCTACGGCGCATCTGTTCTATTCGAACTGGCTGAACTATTACGTTTACCAGGCTACGCCGTTTAATTTGTCTAGCATTAAATAA